In one window of Arachis ipaensis cultivar K30076 chromosome B06, Araip1.1, whole genome shotgun sequence DNA:
- the LOC107646362 gene encoding cellulose synthase A catalytic subunit 8 [UDP-forming]-like isoform X1, which translates to MWLFCLPHHTFYANYTFSPKSQTIRLSTFHSPSKTLQIAEQTGEPRRPVCAATLNRGRRTGNGNDLIAALKDGAWLSLNTPLSPPPSPSELRLRSELKAKERSRQKAAAAPLYSRGRRHPRVAAHPNLRNQPQAPQRVTGNTANITGRILTIQCTELEPQQQFDTSNKLIKSLKHNFTPDLVNSGKALPDEETLLLASCNYETNTKWGQECAYSLLQIGFLYGTVCEDVHTEFMLNCNGRNSVFCDPAKPQFLRNSTTNLNELLIQGTRWGSGLLDIG; encoded by the exons ATGTGGCTGTTTTGTTTACCACACCACACATTTTATGCTAATTACACTTTTTCTCCCAAATCCCAAACCATTAGGTTGTCAACGTTTCACTCCCCATCCAAAACCCTCCAAATTGCTGAACAGACCGGCGAACCACGAAGACCCGTTTGCGCCGCAACCTTGAACCGTGGAAGGCGAACAGGAAACGGAAACGACCTCATCGCAGCCCTCAAGGATGGCGCCTGGCTGTCGTTGAACACCCCGCTGTCACCGCCACCCAGCCCCTCCGAGCTCCGCCTCCGATCAGAACTGAAGGCAAAGGAGCGCTCACGGCAGAAAGCAGCAGCCGCACCTCTCTACTCGCGTGGTCGCCGTCATCCGCGAGTAGCTGCGCATCCAAACCTGCGAAACCAGCCGCAAGCTCCTCAACGGGTCACCGGAAACACAGCAAACATCACTGGAAGAATCCTAACCATCCAAT GCACTGAACTTGAACCCCAACAACAATTTGACACATCCAACAAGTTAATCAAATCCTTAAAACATAATTTCACTCCTGATTTGGTGAATAGCGGGAAAGCTTTACCTGATGAAGAGACTCTACTTTTGGCTTCATGTAACTATGAAACTAACACTAAATGGGGTCAAGAG TGTGCTTATTCCTTATTGCAGATTGGATTCTTGTATGGTACTGTATGTGAAGATGTTCACACTGAATTCATGCTGAATTGCAATGGTCGAAATTCAGTTTTTTGTGATCCAGCTAAGCCACAGTTCCTTCGAAACAGTACAACTAACCTGAATGAATTGCTAATTCAAGGAACAAGATGGGGTTCTGGTCTGCTTGACATTGGTTGA
- the LOC107646362 gene encoding cellulose synthase A catalytic subunit 8 [UDP-forming]-like isoform X2, which translates to MWLFCLPHHTFYANYTFSPKSQTIRLSTFHSPSKTLQIAEQTGEPRRPVCAATLNRGRRTGNGNDLIAALKDGAWLSLNTPLSPPPSPSELRLRSELKAKERSRQKAAAAPLYSRGRRHPRVAAHPNLRNQPQAPQRVTGNTANITGRILTIQCTELEPQQQFDTSNKLIKSLKHNFTPDLVNSGKALPDEETLLLASCNYETNTKWGQEIGFLYGTVCEDVHTEFMLNCNGRNSVFCDPAKPQFLRNSTTNLNELLIQGTRWGSGLLDIG; encoded by the exons ATGTGGCTGTTTTGTTTACCACACCACACATTTTATGCTAATTACACTTTTTCTCCCAAATCCCAAACCATTAGGTTGTCAACGTTTCACTCCCCATCCAAAACCCTCCAAATTGCTGAACAGACCGGCGAACCACGAAGACCCGTTTGCGCCGCAACCTTGAACCGTGGAAGGCGAACAGGAAACGGAAACGACCTCATCGCAGCCCTCAAGGATGGCGCCTGGCTGTCGTTGAACACCCCGCTGTCACCGCCACCCAGCCCCTCCGAGCTCCGCCTCCGATCAGAACTGAAGGCAAAGGAGCGCTCACGGCAGAAAGCAGCAGCCGCACCTCTCTACTCGCGTGGTCGCCGTCATCCGCGAGTAGCTGCGCATCCAAACCTGCGAAACCAGCCGCAAGCTCCTCAACGGGTCACCGGAAACACAGCAAACATCACTGGAAGAATCCTAACCATCCAAT GCACTGAACTTGAACCCCAACAACAATTTGACACATCCAACAAGTTAATCAAATCCTTAAAACATAATTTCACTCCTGATTTGGTGAATAGCGGGAAAGCTTTACCTGATGAAGAGACTCTACTTTTGGCTTCATGTAACTATGAAACTAACACTAAATGGGGTCAAGAG ATTGGATTCTTGTATGGTACTGTATGTGAAGATGTTCACACTGAATTCATGCTGAATTGCAATGGTCGAAATTCAGTTTTTTGTGATCCAGCTAAGCCACAGTTCCTTCGAAACAGTACAACTAACCTGAATGAATTGCTAATTCAAGGAACAAGATGGGGTTCTGGTCTGCTTGACATTGGTTGA